The following proteins are encoded in a genomic region of Lachnospiraceae bacterium KM106-2:
- a CDS encoding septum formation protein Maf has product MYKVVLASNSPRRKEILAQVGIDFVAVPSNKEEVITKELPGEIVQELSDLKATDVANSIEDQAIIIGADTIVAKNGEILGKPKDLMDATRMLTMLQGDSHSVFTGVTAIIKTRVGDHFEIKKVQFAEETKVFVREMTVEQMIAYINTKEPMDKAGSYGIQGRFAKYVKGIEGDFYNVMGFPISKFCETMSKEGIDLIQ; this is encoded by the coding sequence ATGTATAAAGTAGTTTTGGCTTCAAATTCACCAAGAAGAAAAGAGATTCTAGCACAGGTTGGAATTGATTTTGTAGCAGTTCCAAGCAATAAAGAGGAAGTGATCACTAAAGAACTTCCTGGAGAGATTGTTCAGGAATTATCAGATTTAAAGGCAACTGATGTAGCAAATTCGATAGAGGATCAGGCTATTATTATTGGCGCAGATACAATTGTTGCAAAGAATGGTGAAATACTTGGTAAGCCAAAAGACTTGATGGATGCTACAAGAATGCTTACAATGCTGCAAGGAGATAGTCACTCTGTTTTTACAGGTGTTACAGCCATTATTAAAACGAGAGTGGGAGATCATTTTGAAATTAAGAAAGTTCAGTTTGCAGAGGAAACGAAAGTTTTTGTACGTGAAATGACAGTGGAACAGATGATTGCATATATCAATACCAAGGAACCGATGGACAAGGCGGGTTCCTACGGGATTCAAGGTCGTTTTGCAAAATATGTAAAAGGGATCGAAGGGGATTTCTATAATGTTATGGGATTCCCAATCTCTAAATTCTGTGAAACCATGAGTAAGGAAGGAATTGACTTAATTCAGTAA
- a CDS encoding alpha-ribazole-5'-phosphate phosphatase — MNLYLIRHGRQNSTLCNVNVPLSEEGKQQASLVGRRLSNYQIDAIVSSDLIRAKETASIIQEELENANLRVKLEYFMDSDLREIDYGQLEGIENDEVKVKYNEYFAAQDKMREDLIIPGGECGEEVYRRAMKAVHRIIEMDKDNVVIVTHGGTIRSLVSGLVGMKQAKRFLLGKTLENTGITQLYYDKEKNRFYLERFNDYAHLEADPKLLRKYF; from the coding sequence ATGAACCTATATTTAATACGACATGGAAGACAAAATTCGACTCTATGTAATGTAAATGTACCGTTATCCGAGGAAGGAAAGCAACAGGCTTCTTTAGTGGGAAGAAGACTGAGCAATTACCAGATAGATGCCATTGTCTCGAGTGACTTAATTCGAGCAAAAGAAACAGCATCTATTATTCAAGAAGAATTAGAAAATGCTAACTTAAGAGTAAAATTAGAATACTTTATGGATTCTGATTTAAGGGAAATAGATTATGGTCAGTTAGAAGGTATTGAGAATGATGAAGTAAAAGTGAAGTATAATGAATACTTTGCAGCTCAGGATAAGATGAGAGAAGATCTGATCATACCTGGTGGTGAATGTGGTGAAGAAGTATATCGCCGTGCTATGAAAGCAGTTCATCGTATTATTGAAATGGATAAAGATAATGTCGTGATCGTTACACATGGTGGAACGATTCGTTCTTTAGTCAGTGGATTAGTGGGAATGAAACAGGCGAAGAGATTCTTATTAGGAAAAACATTAGAAAATACAGGAATCACACAACTTTATTATGATAAAGAAAAGAACCGTTTCTATTTAGAACGATTCAATGATTATGCACATTTAGAGGCAGATCCGAAATTATTACGTAAGTATTTTTAA
- a CDS encoding hydrogenase-4 component B / formate hydrogenlyase subunit 3: MEGNFMLLFLVLFPMVGAFAGYLIGRKNKEARNYFAAAVAIIEFLVLAYLFVTFKETTEFVWKEFCGRGMYLELDGFRVLYTLIAALMWMMTTIFSKEYFAHYRNRNRYYLFTLLTLGATIGVFLSADLFTTFIFFEIMSFTSYVWVAHDEKEGSMRAAGTYLAVAVIGGLVMLMGLFLLYTQAGTLRINELYEACHGITDKTMLYVAGGCILFGFGAKAGMYPVHIWLPKAHPVAPAPASALLSGILTKSGVYGILVISAQIFLHDGAWGNAILVFGVITMFMGAFLALFSIDLKRTLALSSMSQIGFILVGVGMQGLLGHHNALAVRGTLLHMVNHSLIKLVLFMVAGVIYMNLHKLDLNSIRGFGRKKPCLMGSFLMGALGIMGIPLWNGYVSKTLLHESIVEYIEILHEEGLSVLNYKAAEWIFLITGGLTIAYMIKLFVAIFIETNDKDQDKFDAKKDYMGKASTFAIVGSAVILPILGFLPNLTMDRLADLGQEFMHGESPAHAVHYFSFVNLKGAIISLAIGLLVYFAVVRLLLMKKENGRRVYINAWPDWLDLENAVYRPIFLVLLPFIGAFAARVCEKLTDGFIALMAKTIYTPKMEEKKAVERTSVLREGMIRTSSRIRGSITYALLMYGIGMVVILFYLLK; the protein is encoded by the coding sequence ATGGAAGGTAATTTTATGTTGTTGTTTCTAGTTCTATTCCCTATGGTTGGTGCATTTGCAGGTTATCTGATCGGAAGAAAGAATAAAGAAGCAAGAAATTATTTTGCAGCAGCAGTAGCGATTATTGAGTTTCTTGTCCTAGCATATTTATTCGTTACTTTTAAAGAGACGACTGAATTTGTATGGAAGGAATTCTGTGGAAGAGGAATGTATCTAGAATTAGACGGATTTCGTGTTCTATATACATTGATTGCAGCACTTATGTGGATGATGACGACAATCTTCTCGAAAGAATATTTCGCTCATTATCGTAATCGCAATCGCTATTATTTATTTACGTTATTAACACTAGGTGCTACGATTGGCGTATTTTTATCCGCTGATCTATTCACTACATTTATTTTCTTTGAGATCATGTCATTTACTTCTTATGTATGGGTAGCGCATGATGAAAAAGAAGGATCTATGCGTGCAGCAGGCACTTACCTTGCAGTCGCAGTGATCGGTGGTCTTGTAATGTTAATGGGATTATTCCTTCTTTATACACAAGCGGGAACACTAAGGATTAATGAGTTATACGAAGCATGTCATGGAATTACTGACAAGACGATGCTATATGTTGCCGGAGGCTGTATCTTATTCGGCTTTGGTGCCAAAGCAGGTATGTATCCAGTTCATATTTGGCTTCCAAAGGCCCATCCGGTAGCACCAGCACCAGCATCAGCGCTATTATCTGGTATCTTAACGAAGTCAGGTGTTTACGGTATTTTAGTGATCAGTGCACAGATTTTTTTACATGACGGCGCATGGGGAAATGCTATTTTAGTATTTGGTGTGATCACTATGTTTATGGGAGCATTCTTAGCTTTATTCTCAATTGATTTGAAACGAACACTTGCATTAAGTTCTATGTCGCAGATCGGCTTTATTTTAGTTGGTGTGGGAATGCAGGGATTGCTTGGCCATCATAATGCACTTGCCGTACGTGGTACATTACTTCATATGGTTAACCATTCCTTGATCAAGCTAGTATTGTTTATGGTCGCTGGTGTTATTTATATGAATCTTCATAAGCTTGATCTTAATTCCATTCGTGGATTTGGACGCAAGAAACCTTGCTTAATGGGATCATTTTTAATGGGTGCGCTTGGTATTATGGGTATTCCATTATGGAATGGTTACGTGAGTAAAACACTTCTTCACGAGAGTATTGTAGAATATATTGAGATCCTTCATGAGGAAGGGTTATCAGTTCTCAATTATAAAGCGGCAGAGTGGATTTTCTTGATCACTGGTGGTCTTACCATTGCCTATATGATTAAACTATTCGTAGCGATCTTTATTGAAACGAATGATAAGGATCAAGATAAATTTGATGCTAAAAAAGATTATATGGGAAAAGCAAGTACCTTTGCCATTGTAGGTTCTGCAGTAATTCTTCCAATATTAGGATTCCTTCCGAATCTTACAATGGATCGTCTTGCAGATCTAGGACAAGAGTTTATGCATGGAGAAAGCCCTGCACATGCAGTTCACTACTTCAGCTTTGTAAATTTAAAAGGCGCGATCATCTCTTTAGCAATTGGTCTTCTTGTGTATTTTGCAGTGGTTCGACTTCTTTTAATGAAGAAAGAGAATGGAAGAAGAGTCTATATTAATGCATGGCCAGATTGGTTAGATCTTGAAAATGCAGTATATCGCCCTATCTTCTTAGTGTTACTTCCGTTTATCGGAGCCTTTGCAGCTCGCGTATGCGAAAAGCTTACAGATGGATTTATTGCTCTAATGGCAAAAACGATCTATACACCGAAGATGGAAGAAAAGAAAGCAGTAGAAAGAACTTCTGTACTTAGAGAAGGTATGATAAGAACAAGCAGCAGAATCCGAGGAAGCATCACTTATGCATTACTGATGTATGGAATTGGAATGGTTGTAATCTTATTCTATTTGTTAAAATAA
- a CDS encoding NADH-ubiquinone oxidoreductase chain L yields the protein MTSPILLLVPILFPLLGAALLPLFHFESRNKRQLYVGTIVVLNTIFTYLLLCYGPSEGITLIKLTQDYSIGLKIDGLSKVFAGLVAALWPFATLFAFEYMTHEKRENYFFSFYTATFGITVGIAFSANIATLYLFYELLTLITLPLVMHSMNEKSIKAGIAYIAYSVGGAAMAFIGMVMIFKYGTAGNFVMGGILDLAKVGDQTNLLLLGYVFMFFGFGVKTAVFPFYKWLPMASVAPTPVTALLHAVAVVKAGAFAIMRVTYYCFGADFLRGTWAQYLVMTAALITILFGSSMAVKEQHIKRRLAYSTISNLSYILFGITLMTPAGLVGGLTHMIFHGVMKIALFFCVGAIMFKTHKEYVYEIEGFGKKMPFVFTIFTLAGIALVGVPPFTGFISKWNLAFAAVQTTEALPAAGIIVLLISALLTAIYLLSIAVRAFFPAKGFDETKLAHVEDPRWYMTVPLGVFAAAIVTLGIHSAPLVEFFSRIANGLQ from the coding sequence TTGACCAGTCCGATTTTATTGCTGGTACCAATCTTATTTCCGTTACTTGGGGCAGCATTATTGCCGTTGTTCCATTTTGAATCAAGAAATAAGAGACAGCTTTATGTAGGAACCATTGTAGTTCTGAATACGATCTTCACATATCTATTATTATGTTATGGACCGAGTGAAGGAATTACATTAATTAAGTTAACACAGGATTATTCGATCGGACTTAAGATCGATGGCCTATCAAAAGTATTTGCAGGGCTTGTAGCAGCGCTTTGGCCATTTGCTACGTTATTTGCCTTTGAATATATGACACATGAAAAGAGAGAAAATTATTTCTTTAGTTTTTATACTGCAACGTTTGGTATTACAGTAGGAATTGCATTTTCTGCGAATATCGCAACGTTATACCTCTTTTATGAATTACTCACATTAATTACGTTACCACTAGTAATGCATTCGATGAACGAGAAATCGATCAAAGCAGGTATCGCTTATATCGCGTACTCCGTTGGTGGTGCAGCGATGGCGTTTATCGGTATGGTAATGATCTTTAAGTATGGTACCGCTGGTAACTTTGTTATGGGCGGAATACTAGACTTAGCGAAAGTAGGAGACCAGACAAACTTATTATTACTTGGATATGTCTTTATGTTCTTTGGATTTGGTGTTAAGACTGCCGTGTTCCCATTTTATAAATGGCTTCCGATGGCATCGGTAGCACCGACTCCGGTTACTGCCTTATTACATGCAGTAGCGGTTGTAAAAGCAGGTGCATTTGCGATCATGAGAGTGACGTATTACTGCTTTGGTGCAGACTTCTTACGTGGAACATGGGCACAATACCTTGTTATGACAGCTGCACTGATCACCATATTATTTGGATCATCAATGGCTGTAAAAGAACAGCATATTAAGAGAAGACTTGCATACTCAACAATCAGTAACTTATCTTATATCTTATTTGGTATTACCCTTATGACACCAGCTGGTCTTGTGGGCGGCCTTACTCATATGATCTTCCACGGTGTGATGAAGATCGCATTATTCTTCTGTGTAGGAGCGATCATGTTCAAGACACATAAAGAATATGTTTATGAGATTGAAGGCTTTGGTAAGAAGATGCCATTCGTATTTACTATCTTTACTCTTGCAGGGATCGCATTAGTAGGGGTACCACCATTTACAGGATTTATCAGTAAATGGAATCTTGCATTTGCAGCCGTACAGACTACAGAAGCATTACCAGCAGCCGGAATCATTGTACTATTAATTTCAGCATTACTTACTGCTATTTATTTGTTATCGATCGCAGTAAGAGCATTTTTCCCAGCGAAGGGATTTGATGAAACAAAACTTGCACATGTAGAAGATCCAAGATGGTATATGACAGTCCCTCTTGGGGTATTTGCAGCAGCAATTGTTACTCTTGGTATTCATAGTGCGCCATTGGTAGAATTCTTTAGCAGAATCGCTAATGGATTACAATAG